From Chlorocebus sabaeus isolate Y175 chromosome 10, mChlSab1.0.hap1, whole genome shotgun sequence:
gtcaggctggtctcgaactcctgacctcgtgacccatccacctcggcctcccaaaatgctgggattacggacgtgagccatcacgcccggccaggCAAAGCAGTTCTTAGAGGGAAATTCACATTCATCAGTTCCTCCTGGGTGTCTGACCTTCCTGCTCCCACAGCGACCTGAATCCGTAACTGTCAAGTCTGGTTTTCAGCTGTGGATACACAGGTCACTGCCCGAAGGCCACCATCCAGACTAGGGGGAAACCTCGATTCTTAGAGGTGGTACAAACCAGGCTCTCACTGCATCTGGGTTTTGTGGAAAAAACAATCCCCTCGAGGGTAACTGGAACTTAATGGATGCGCCGCTGGTGCAAGGCGCTCTGTCTCCCTGTTTATGATGACTCATAATCTCTCCAACGCTCTGCGAATGTGACACAAAGGAGGGGGTCACGGTGGCTGAGGCCAAGGAGCCCTTCCTCTCTGTGACGGGCGGCCCCAGGTCTGCGCGGCGGTGAAGACAGACTGGCAGTGGGAGGCAGGGGACTGGACAAAGAGTTGAGACGCGTGGTCCTCGAGAACAGCACTGTGGGAGTCCCCCGAATTGGGGCGCGCCCGTCCAGAGGAGAATGCCACCTCTAGCCACTGGGGCGCCTGGGGGCAGGGCGGAGACCCAGGGGGACGTTCCTTCGCCGCTGCAAAGGAGGGCGACCGCTGGGCAGCTGGGGTTGGCGCGGTATTCCCGCCCTGCCCAGCATCTGTCCCACGTTTCCTCAGGCTGAAGTACCTGGAGCCCGGGCTTCTTCCTAAAGTAAAACTCGCCCCGGAAAGGCCAACAGTCCAGCGGCCAGACAGGCACCTGGGAACACGGATGCTGTCCTAACCCGTGCGGGAGAGGGGGTGGCGCCCGGCACTGCGCGCCTCCTCCCCGCCGGGAGAGTGCGTGCTAAGCTCAGCAAAGCCCCGTTGTGGAGATGGAACCATGTCGCCCATTACCTAATGAAACCGAGAAGGGAGACTCAGTCTCTCTTCTAACCCGCAGCGCAAGCTCTGCTGGACTTGGCATCGTCCGCCCTCCACGATCCCACACTCCGGGTTTTCCCCATTCCCAGCTCGGCTGCACCGGAGAGACAGACGGAAGAAACTGCCAATGGAAGGACGCAAAGCGTCAACTTTGTGTTCGCCCGCCACTCTCGGCCAATGTGCGCTCGTCTCTCCGGAGTCCCGCCTTCCGTGTCGGGCGCCCCCTTTTGGCAGCACAGGGACGAACCCTACTTCTCGCCATCTTGTGTGTGGCACAGGTAAATTTCTGGACTATCTTTCCACCTATTCTGGTCTTTTTTCCCACACAACCGATCTTTTAGTTCGACAGCCAAGTGCGGTGGCGATAAGGCTGGCGTAGCCAGCTGTTGTCAGATCGCCCACATGAGTTAGATCGCAACGTCACGCCACGCTTGCCGAGCCCGGCGCCATCTTGAGTGTGGCGTCTTGATGCTCCCCTTTCTCGGGGCTCCGCCTGGTTCTCTAATGGCCCCCCAAATTTCAGGCAGTCCCCAAAGATTAGCCCAATTGGCTCAAGAGATGATTATTTTCCCTGACTAACTCTGTAATGTTCATGTGCCCATCGCAGTCCAGCAGTGGGGTGGGAGAAGCGTAGAATCGATGACCCGGCGGGCCCCTggaggaggctgccctgaagctgTCGCGACGGCAGTGACCGCTCGCGACAGACCCTAACCAGAGCCCTAGAGTGAGGGGACCACTATGCCGTGCGGGACCCGCGGACTATCCCACTCGAGGGACATCGCGCATCGCGGCATCGGGCATCGAGTCCCCTTGATACATGAATCCCTCTGTGTGCTTGACCCGGTGCCTGCTTTTCGACTGGCTTGGCCGACGGACGCCGGACCTGATGGTGGGCAAACTGGGTCGCCTGCCCACAAGACTGGGGTGCCCTGCCCTGGGCGGGCACGAGGATATGGCAGAGGGACGGGGCGGCCCAGGTGCCCAGGTCTCGGCCTCGGCACCTCGTTGCTCGTCGTGGGGCTGCCGTCCACTTGCACTGGGACAATCCTTGGTTGAAGGCGCCCAGGCGCGGGGGGCGGGCACCTCCGCGGGCACTGCGCTGGGCACCGCCCGGGGCGAGCGCGGCCCAGCACCCCGCCGTCCCCTCCCCCGCGCTGGCAGCCGTCGTGCGCCCGCCGCcgccccctcttccctccccctccttccgAGCAGTCGcggggagggcgggagggagggggaagggggctGGGCGGGCAGCTTTGCCGCGCTTTGGCTTTCTGCGTCAGCAGCCCCAGCAAAACAGCTGCGGGAGCGCGCGTCCGGAACGCGCTCGCGCACCCCTCCCCCGCGGACTCGGCGCCGCTGAGACCCGGCAAAATCAGGCCTTGAATGACAGTGCGACCGGCGACTGCGCAGCGCGGGACGCGCCGGGGCACTGCCGCTTTAAGCACGCTTGTCCATTGTTCGGAATCGAGCCAATGAGCGAGCGCCCGCTCCCTGCGCTCAGCCAATAGCGGCCGGGCATGGGAAGCCGAGCGCCGCCCACTAATCTATATTAAAGCTTCTGGCGCCGCGTGAGTCCCCCACTGGCTGCTCTGAAAAGCCATCTTTGCATTGTTCCTCGTCCGCCTCCTTGCTCGCCGCAGCCGCCTCCGCCGCGCGCTTCCTCCGCCGCCGCGGACTCCGGCAGCTTTATCGCCTGAACTCtcgttttctttttaaatccccTGCATCGGATCACCGGCGTGCCCCACCATGTCAGACGCAGCCGTAGACACCAGCTCCGAAATCACCACCAAGGTGAGGCTGGACGCCGCCCGCCCCCTCGGGGTCCGCGCGCCGCCGCCCGGGCGGTGTTTGGCGCGCAGCAGCTGGACTGCCTCAAGCCCGCTGTTGCTCCCACTCTCGGGGAAATGGCCCGCCCCCGGCGCGGTGCCCTCAGGCAGCCCACTCTTTGTGTGGTGCGGGGGAGGGGGCGGGAACCGCCGCGAGCAGACGTGATGCCCGTCGGGGAGTGGGCCAGGCGCCCTCAGGGGCCGAGGGCTAGGCGCGGAGGCCCGCTCACGGCTCTCGAAACTCGTCTGTGACCCGTCTGAGTGGCGGCGGGTGGGGAAGGGTCTGTCTGGGGGTCGCCGGCCCGCCGGGCGCACGGAAATAACTTTGAAACTCGAGCGCGTTGGGAATCGGAAGTGCTGGGGGGCGCGTGTTGGGGCGCGGGCCGGCCGCGGGAAGTGGCGGCGAGCGCCCGCCGGCCGCGCTGCTCTTTGTTCGGCGCCAGGCTGCCGGTTTCGCGCCCTGCAGCGGACCTGAGGTGGTTTATCTGGACTAAGCCCCGATAAGGCGGATGGGGCGACGGGCCGGCTGGCCGCGACGTCGGCAGTCCCCGCGGAGGTGTGACGGGCTTATCCGCTTTGGGCGCTCTGGGAGGCGGGGGTGGGCGCCCTTCGAGGCGAGTGCGCCGGGAGCGGCCGCCCAGCTTCAGTCATGCACCCGCGGTGCCGGGCTTGGCTGAGGAGGCGAGAGCCCACGCGCCgcagggaggaaagagaaagtgaaGCGCGGCGCTAGGGCGACGATGGGCGCCCCCCGCGGCTGCCCGGGAGTACCGTGTGCGCCGCAGCTCGGGGCGACGCGGGCCAACACGGCGGCCGCGAAAGGCCGATGGTAGGGTCGAACTGGGGGGGCGCCCGGGCCCCGTGGCGGGTTCACCGCCCTCGGCTGTGAGGTCCTGAGCGGCTGGCGCGGCTCTGCTCCTGTTGTCGGCGCCGCCTCGGTCCCACTGCCCGCCCTGGGTAGCGTCTCCGCCCTCGGCGGGAGCGCAGCGCTCTCAGACTGACtggttttttcttcatctttcggTCCTCGTCCGCGCCCCTCGTGCCCCTGCGGGGATTGGCGCGAGTCACCTTGGCGTCTCCTTAACTCTTGTGCCCCTGGCGTCACCTCTGGCTCTCCCAGGGGCGACTTCTTGGCACAGCGGAGCTCGGGCCCCGTATCTCCGTAGGGGCTCTCAGTGGCCCCTTCTGGGCTCAGTCCGGGAACCAGTTTGTTGGGGGAGAACACCGTCCCCATTGCGGGGCCTGGGTGTTCGATTTTCTGCGAAGCACCGAAAGGTGACTTCCCGCGAGGGCGATGAAGTAGCCTGAGAGGCGCATCCCCGACGGTCTCGGACTTAAGCAGCCCGGCGGACTTCGGGGCGACCTCCCGCGGACTTGGCCCGGCAAATGCAGACATTCGGGCCTGCCGCTGTGGCGGCAGTGGGGCGTCGAGTCGAGAGGCCAACCGACCGACGCGCCACCCGCGCGCTTGGCACTGTGCGCTCTGCCTGTCCGCCCGGAGTCTCCAAGGCAAGGGACGCACTCGGCGGCCCCGGGCCACGTGCTCCCTGCGCGCGGTGCGTGCCGAGGCCCGCGCGCAAAGCCCGCCGGGCGGAGGATGCGCGCCTGCGCGCCGCGacctccctgcccccacagcTCCCCGGGACTTTGTCCGCCAGGGGGCGAGAGCGGGCGGAGCTGGGGTCCGGGGAGCAGGGTGGGCCGACAGGTGGCCCGGGGCTGCTCGCCGGACAGCGGCCAAGGGGTCCCGCAGGCCGGGACGCCAGTTGGAATTGGCGGCTGTGTCGTGTGGAAAAAATTACCGGGCGCCCGGGGAGGCGCTGCCTTTTGGATCCTGGGCGGAGTCCCACCCGCGAGGTGCGGTCGGGACCCCTAGCCCTCGCGGGGAGGCCGGGACTTGGTTACTCCGGAGGCAGGCCCCGGCCTGGGGCACCGCCAAGCAGCGGTTTGCGGCCTCTAGGAATAGTGGTCGGATTTGGGGGTCGGTGTGCTTTGGTTTTTTCAGAGACCTGACCTGGCCGGGGCGGTGCGGTCTCGCGGGTCTTCCAGGCTGGCGCGCCCGTGGGGCCCTCTCCGAGCGCAGGCCCCTCCCTCCTTGCCTTATTTATTTCTGGGACATAGCCTACCACCTTCCTAGACGGCTTGAGGGGCGGGTTCCTTGCGCTTGGAAGCAGGCTGATGGGCGTGAGTGTCCGGGGCTCGTCCACCCGGCCCGACGGGTTGGGGCTGTGGCGCCACATGGCTCCTTTCCTAGGAAGCGCCAGGGGGCAGTGGGAACCGCCACAGGGGCCGCTGTAGCGGGCCTTAAAGGATGGGAAACCCGATCACAGATGCCCCCGCCGGCCTTCCTTTCACCGGACCAGTGGGAGAGGGACTGCAGGGACATTAGGTCCTTCTCCACGTGTCGCGTGCGACTCTTAATTTGGGATGGACAGAACAGACCAGTAGTTCTCAGCGCCTTTGCTTACCGTGGGGTTGCTCGGAAGACTTACTGGTTACTGGTTCCTTCTTCCCTTTTGAAGGACttaaaggagaagaaggaagttgTGGAAGAGGCAGAAAATGGAAGAGACGCCCCTGCTAACGGGAATGCTGTGAGTGTCCGCCTTGCTCCTGAGCCCTGGCAGCTACTGCCCCGCAGTTTTTCCTCCTCTACTTTAAACATATATAGTTTTGCACAGTGGCAGTATCGTAGCCAGTGAGCTTTACCCGAGGCGCGAATATTGCtagttaaatatttataaaaacctTTCGAGCAGCGCCTGAACAAGAATAGGTTAAGAGGAGCTCCGGTAGTCTTGAGTTTGGGCTTGTCCCAGGGTGGGGAAGCCCTTGCCCTTGCCTTGGGGCAGTTAATGTGCAGGGTTCATGATGGAGCCTGGAGGGTGTTGACTGGAGAAGGGCCTCTGGGGTGGGCTTGGCTGGGCTGTAGATGTAGCTGGCAGCCTCTGGTGGGAGACTGGGCATCAGCAACGCTCTGTCCATCCCTGGGCCAGCTGGTAAAGAACGTGGTCTGTTTTCTGTCGAGGAGAATGAGGAAAATGGGGAGCAAGAGGCTGACAATGAGGtagatgaagaagaggaagaaggtggggaggaagaggaggaggaagaagaaggtgaTGGTGAGTAGCCTTGTCTGTCTTCCCCTTTTCAGGTACTTCTTCCTGGTCTTGtctggcagaaggggaaggagttGGGGCTTCTGGGAGTGGGACCATGGTACTTGGGGCCAGTGTACCACATGACCGTGGGCACCCACCTGTAGAGTCAGGGAGGGTCTCCCTGACAAGGAACTGTGCCCATGCCCACTCACACTCACTCGCACACCTAAAAGTTTGTTTCGTGCAGCTCTGAAAGCCACTGATCTGTTGGGCTGGCTTCTTGGGGTGCAGCTGCTTGGGCCTCTGTCCTCTGGAGATTCCCACCTGTGCAGTGGGCTTGTGTGTCCTGATTGGGCCCAGTTGCAGGCAGCAGAGGCAGGGCAGGGACCTTGCAGTCCACCACATGTTCCTCGGGATTTCCCCAGGAGCCACAGTAGGAGGGAAGTGTGGTTTACCTGGCCTTTGATTCTCCAGGTGAGGAAGAGGATggagatgaagatgaggaagctgagtcaGCTACGGGCAAGCGGGCAGCTGAAGATGATGAGGTGGGTTCTGGCTTGAGAAGAAGGGGGGTTTGGCATCTGGGTCTCCCCACCTACCTCTAGCGGAGGTGCTCAAGCCACGGAGGGACTGTTTCTGACTTTGGCCACTGTGGTCCTGAATCTTAAGAACAGGAAGGAACAGGGCTGGGCTCAACTTCCCAGAGCAAAGGCCTTGGGCTGTGGAGCTGGGGGTGTCCCTGGTGcctgtgggagctgaggcagTGGGCTGGGTAGGGCCCCTGGGGTTGGAGGGGCCTTTGACAGTCTTTCTCTGCCCAGGATGACGATGTTGATACCAAGAAGCAGAAGACCGACGAGGATGACTAGacagcaaaaaaggaaaagttaaactaaaaaaaaaaggccgCCGTGACCTATTCACCCTCCACTTCCCGTCTCAGAATCTAAACGTGGTCACCTTCGAGTAGAGAGgcccgcccgcccgcccaccGTGGGCAGTGCCACCCGCAGATGACACCCGCTCTCCACCACCCAACCCAAACCATGAGAATTTGCAACAGGGGaggaaaaaagaaccaaaacTTACAAggccctgctttttttcttaaaagtactttaaaaaggaaatttgtttgtattttttatttacattttatatttttgtacatattgTTAGGGTCAGCCATTTTTAATGATCTCGGATGACCAAACCAGCCTTCGGAGCGTTCTCTGTCCTACTTCTGACTTTACTTGTGGTGTGACCATGTTCATTATaatctcaaaggagaaaaaaaaccttgtaaaaaaagcaaaaacgaCAACAGAAAAACAATCTTATTCCGAGCATTCCAGTAACTTTTTTGTGTATGTACTTAGCTGTACTATAAGTAGTTGGTTTGTATGAGATGGTTAAAAAGGCCAAAGataaaaggtttcttttttttccttttttgtctatgaagttgctgtttattttttttggccTGTTTGATGTATGTGTGAAACAATGTTGTCCAACAATAAACAGGAATTTTATTTTGCTGAGTTGTTCTAACAAAGCTGTCTCAAGCCTagtttttctgtttcagtttcttcagaCCTTCCAGGGCATGAGGATAGGAGGGGGAGGATCCCGGGGACAGTGGGTTGAAGACCTTTTGGGAGGCAGTTGGATGTGACCTGTGATGGGCAGCATCATCTGGTGGGTGGGCAGGGACTGAGCTGCAGTTGGGTGGGGGGCTGCTTACTGGGGCAGTCAGTGATTGTCCTAAGAAGCCTTAACTGGGGAGGAGGACTTCATCACTGGGTGCCACATGGGGACTCTAGTGCCCTGGAGGTGTGGGGGTATGCAGTCCTAGACACTGGAAACAGGCCACATGGGACTGCCATTCTGTGGAGCGCAGGGTGGTGATGGTACAGGCCAAAAGGGAACTTGCCAAGCTTCCCAAGAATCCTCCAAGTGGTGGCTGCCTCTGCAGGCCTCACCGGTTTAGCTCCATGACGTGGCTCCCCCTGCCGGCAGCGTGTGGTACCTGCCGGCCTCTTAGGATGCCTAGGGTTTTGGTTTGGCACTGGTGCAGCCTGGCAGTCATCCAACCTTTGGTCTCCAGGTCCCTTAGCTTAGTTGGCCAGGCCCACCCTGCCCCTTGAACATAGTTGGAGAAGTTATTGTGCTGTTTGAATTTTCACACACGAGCTGTGAGCAGTGGGTCAGGATAATCAACTGGAGGAAGTGCTACCAGCTCATGCCCTCAGAGGTGGAGGTGAGGATAAGAGCTCACTAAGAACCTTCTGGGATCCTCCAATGAGAACTGCAGGGGCAGGGGCCTGAATAGGCACTGCCAGTGGGCCTGTTGCCTAGGTAGGACCTGAGGAAGCCATCAAGGAGTTTGCAGGAAAACTCCCAGGAGCAGACTAAAGTGTCTGCAGAGGCCTGGCCTGGGTTAAGGGAGAtgccaggaaggaaggaaatgggtGCATTtaagagagcaagagagaccaGTTTTCCCTGCCTGCCCCTTGACACCATGTCTGCTCCATTCTATGCCCCTCCCCCACCTTTGTGGTTCACACCGCCAGAGTTCTGGGGGGACCTTGCCCTTCTCTGGCTGAAGCTTAGTCACCCTCATAGGGCTGCTCAGGCCGCTTGTTCAGCATGTCCCCAGGCAGCTGCCATCAGGATCAGGGGCAGGTTGAGGCCTTGGTAGGAAGGACCCTCTGACCTGTGTCTACCCCACACCCTCTGCACAGCTTGGGTATCTGCATCATGGCTCATCCAGGGAAGAAAGAGGGGGTCTGGAGCCAAAACGCTGGCTCCTCTCTGTTCTGCCACCCAAGGCAACTCAGTACTGCAATGTTCCCAAGCTTGTCGCCCAGGAGGATGTCTCTAAGGCAGGAGTGCAGGCGAAGGCTGTGAAGGAAGGCCACACAGGGCAGGCAGCGCTTGGAGCTGAGAGCAGGTCTAACCCAGCTCCTTCAGGCTGCGGTCCTGCTCAGAACCACTATGGCAAGGCCCCCTGAAAGGGGGTCTGCACACAGACATGGCAGCCACGTTAGCATGAGGCAAGTAACTGAACTTTGTGGTCCTCAATcccctcctctgcaaaatggcaACAATAGGATGAGGCATGAGCCAGGGCCCAGGGCTGCCTTGCTAGGGTCCCCCTGAGACACCTAACATCAGCAGAGCTTACTGCCTCCGCTGTCTGAGCTGCCTCATCCAACCAAAGGTTTGGCCAGGAACAGCATTTGCTGCTTCTAGCAGAACACACTTGCCCCTAGTCCTGAACCTAGCACAGAATTAACCACTGCCTGAGGATATGCCTCAGGGCTCGGAGTCACCTTGATACCACTCCCAAAGTTCCCGAATGGCCTCCCACTGGAGCCCGGGTTAAAAGATTAGCAAGGAATGGGTGCCCTCTGGTGGACACAGAGGAACTGTAAAGCGTGCCCCTGAATTCTGTTCCATCCAGGAAAGACCCTTCAGTGGGCCCTGGTCCCAAGGTAGGCAATGTCAGTCACCCTCCACCACCCTGATCCCCACCCACCCAAACAAGACCTTTCTCCCTCTGTGTTGCTGGGACCCCAGTCAGATGTGACAGTCAGTGGTCATTTCCCAGGCCTTCCTCTGGGCGACTGATGCCCCCTCCTAAGGACTGAGTCCTTTATGTGGAACTAAAGCTGGAAGCAGGGGTCCATTCTTCCACGGTCTTGGGCGTCCCTGTGGCCACAGGTGCTCCTGCCATGCTCTGTTCACATGCTTGGTGTGTACACTGCCCTCTTGGGGTGGGCCTGTTCCTCAGTTATCTCCAGCGCCAAGTACAGCACACAGAAAATGCAGGCCCTCATGGAGGACGGTACACAGCCTCACTTGACTCTACACTCCCTCACTGGactccacacaccctccctcactgGACTCCATGCTCCCTCACTGGACTCCACACACCCTCACTGCACACCGCACACCCTCACTGGAGTCCACCCTCCCTCACTGGACTCCACACACCCTCACTGCACACCGCACACCCTCACTGGAGTCCACCCTCCCTCACTGGAGTCCACCCTCCCTCACTGGACTCCACCCTCCCTCACTGGAGTCCACACACCCTCACTGGACTCCACACACCCTCACTGACTGGACTCCACACTCCCTCGCTGACTGGACTCCACACACCCTCACTGGACTCCACACACCCTCACTGGACTCCACACACCCTCACTGACTGGACTCCACGCTCCCTCGCTGACTGGACTCCACACACCCTCACTGACTGGACTCCACACTCCCTCGCTGACTGGACTCCATGCTCCCTCACTGGACTCCACGCATCCTCACTGACTGGACCCCACACTCCCTCGCTGACTGGACCCCACACTCCCTCGCTGACTGGACCCCACGCTCCCTCGCTGACTGGACCCCACGCTCCCTCGCTGACTGGACCCCACGCTCCCTCGCTGACTGGACCCCACGCTCCCTCGCTGACTGGACTCCACGCATCCTCACTGGACTCCACGCATCCTCGCTGACTGGACCCCACGCACCCTCGCTGACTGGACTCCACGCATCCTCACTGGACCCCACGCATCCTCACTGACTGGACCCCACGCTCCCTCGCTGACTGGACCCCACGCTCCCTCGCTGACTGGACTTCACGCTCCCTCGCTGACTGGACTCCACGCTCCCTCGCTGACTGGACTCCACGCTCCCTCGCTGACTGGACTCCACGCTCCCTCGCTGGACTCCACGCTCCCTCACTGACTGGACTCCACGCTCCCTCACTGACTGGACTCCACGCTCCCTCGCTGGACTCCATGCACCATCACTGGACCCAACATATCCTCACTGGGACTGTTGCTCTGAGTGCCCACTAGGGGAGTTTGAGAGTTTGAATAGGAGGCGTTCACTGGAATGACTAGAATGACTTAGTCACTAGATTGGGGGGTGGGGAGTCAGGGGCTCCAGCTCTACTTCCTGGCTCTCTTGGCTGTGGGCTACACAGTCCCAGGACCCAGTACTGCTTTTCCTCTACTGCTATCACAAGCCCTGGGGTCAGTATCCTCAGCCTCTGGCCCTTCATAACTCCTCCCAGATCTCAGTCCTTCTAGGGCCCTAGCCTGGCTCTACCCAGCCACCTCTGCGGGTTGGATGCCTGTGTCCTAGATACAggccagccctgcctgcctcagggccCTGGCCACTGCGTGGTCCCCTCCTGGTGGGAGCTGCTTCATGAGGATGGAATCCCTGGGCCCCATGTTATTTGGGGCCTGCTTCAGTCTGGCTTGGCCTCACAGGCCTGGCCCCCTGCTATGCCCAACCTGTCTGCCCAGCAGCCTATCTCCTGGATGCAAGTGTGGTCAGTTTTGCAGTGTCGCTGCTTGTCCTCCCTGTACCCCAAGCCCGTGGAGGCATGGGCAGAGCCAGCCAGGGAATGGGGCAGAGCTGTGCTCTGAGCTCTTCCTCTCGGGATACCTCAGCCTATGCTCATGGGTCTGCCctgagctcagagaggtgaaggaaGCACAGATTAGGAAACATGGCTGAAACATTTTAAGGCCGCCTGGCACACTGACCCTATTTATATACTGGGTGAATGACACATGCATCGTTTGCAGAGAAGGCCTGGCAGCCAGTGACTGGTGTGGATTCCATGAAGTCCTGAGCACAGCCAAGGATCGATGGTGTGCCTCCACGGATTCTCTGTCAAGGCTGTCACCCACAGCAACAAGAAGTACCAGGTGGTCACTTAGAGCAACCTCATTTTACAAGCACCCATGTGAGGACCCTACTGTGAGGCTCTGGGCAGGCAGCAGATCCCTTACTAAAAGGAGCTGCTGGTGGGTTCTATAAGGTCCCAGGGGACGTCTATTATTTTTGTTACCAGCAGCCATTCCTTCACCCTTTTCTTGGCAGTAATGCCCTGAAGCAATGtccagctttgttttcttttagatagagtctagctctgtcgcccagggcagtggcgtgatctcagctcactacaacttctgcctcccgggttcaagcgattcgcctgcttcagcctcctgagtagctgagaatacaggcgtaagccaccaggccATAGCTTTCTTTCTGAACTTCCCCTCCAGCACACTCAGACAAGCCCCAGGGCAGAACACGTGACTTGGTCTGGGCCAATCAGTGACCTGAGGTGCCCTGGCTGCATTGGTTGGGTCAGAGTTGGCACATGACCCAAGTCATCCAATCAGAAGGagttctgggattttttttttttttt
This genomic window contains:
- the PTMA gene encoding prothymosin alpha isoform X2, which gives rise to MSDAAVDTSSEITTKDLKEKKEVVEEAENGRDAPANGNANEENGEQEADNEVDEEEEEGGEEEEEEEEGDGEEEDGDEDEEAESATGKRAAEDDEDDDVDTKKQKTDEDD
- the PTMA gene encoding prothymosin alpha isoform X1: MSDAAVDTSSEITTKDLKEKKEVVEEAENGRDAPANGNAENEENGEQEADNEVDEEEEEGGEEEEEEEEGDGEEEDGDEDEEAESATGKRAAEDDEDDDVDTKKQKTDEDD